The Longimicrobium terrae genome segment GTCGGAGCGCTACATCACCGACCGGTTCCTGCCGGACAAGGCCATCGACGTCATTGACGAGGCCGGTGCCCGGGCGCGCCTGCAGACGCAGGTGCCGCCGCCGGACGTGGAAGAGCTCAAGAAGCAGCTGGAGGAAGTGGCCGGCAAGAAGGACGGCGCCATCCGCGACCAGGACTTCGAGCGTGCCGCCGAGCTGCGCGACTTTGAGCGCGACCTGCAGAAGCGCATTCAGGACCGCGAAAAGAGTTGGGAAGAAGAGCGCAAGACCAACCGTCCCGCGCTCAGCGAAGAGGACGTGGCGTTCATCGTCAGCCGCTGGACCGGCATTCCGGTCACGCGCCTGAAGCAGGCCGAAACGGCCCGCCTGGTGAACATGGAAGGGGAGCTGCACCAGCGCATCGTGGGGCAGGACCGCGCGGTGGAGATCATCTCGCGGGCCATCCGGCGCAGCCGGGCCGGCCTCAAGGACCCCAACCGTCCCATCGGCTCGTTCATCTTTGCCGGGCCCACGGGCGTGGGCAAGACGGAGCTGGCGCGCGGGCTGGCGGAGTTCCTGTTCGCCGACCGCAACGCGCTGATCCGCGTGGACATGTCGGAGTACATGGAGAAGTTCTCGGTGTCGCGGCTGATCGGCGCGCCTCCGGGATACGTGGGGTACGAGGACAGCGGCACGCTCACCAAGGCCGTGCGGCGCAAGCCGTACTCGGTGGTGCTGCTGGACGAGATCGAAAAGGCGCACCCGGACGTGTTCAACCTGCTGCTGCAGGTGCTTGACGAAGGCCACCTGACCGACAACTACGGCCGGGTGATCGACTTCAAGAACACGGTGGTGATCATGACCTCCAACCTGGGCGCCCGCGACATCGGCAAGGGTCCGGGGCTGGGATTCCACGCCCCCAGCGCGCAGACGCAATACGACCGCATGGAGGAAAAGGTCAAGGAGGAGATCGACCGCTCGTTCAACCCGGAGTTCATCAACCGGCTGGACGACGTGATCGTGTTCCACCCGCTGACCCGCGAGCAGATCGGTTCCATCATCCACAACCTGCTGCGGGACGTGGAGAACCGGCTCAAGGAAGAGGAGCTTTCGCTGAAGCTGACCGACGAAGCCATCGACTTCATGGTCGAGCACGGCTACGACGAGAAGTTCGGCGCGCGCCCCCTGCGGCGGGCCATTCAGCGGTATCTTGAGGATCCGCTCTCGGAGAAGATCCTCGGGTCGGAGTACAGCCCGGGCGACGAGATCGAGGTGTCGGTCGCCGAGGATCGCCAGAAACTGGCCTTCCGGGTTCCGTCGAAAACCCAGACCGTGTAATAGAATCCAGGTGTTTCACTCCATTCGGGGACGGGCCGCCGCGGCGGCCCTCCTCCTTTTCGCCTCCGGGGTACTGACCCCCCGCCTCGCCCGCGCACAGACCACCGGTACCCCGACCGCGCCCCCTCCTGGGTTCGTGGTGGACACCGTGGTGGTGCGCGGGTCGGCGCGGATTTCCGACGCGGCCGTCCGCTCGTCGCTGGGGCTTCGCCCCGGCGCCACGGTGACCGCGCCGGTGGTGCAGGACGCCATCCGCCGCCTGATGGCGTCGGGCAACTACGAGTCGGTGCAGATTTCGGTGCGCAACGCCGAGGCGGGCCACGGCCCGCTGGTGGTGGACCTGCGCGAGCGGCCGATTCTGGCCGAGGTGCGCTTCGAAGGGCTGCGCAGCATCTCGGGCAGCACCGTGCGCGACTCGGCCGGCCTGCGCGAGAACACCCCGCTGGAGCCGCAGCGCGTGGCGGCCGCCAGCAAGCTGATCCGCGACATGCTGGCCAAGAAGGGCGTGCAGGTGCTGGCAGTGGACACGGCGACGCAGCCGGTGGCCACGGGCGGCGTGCGGCTCACCTTTACGGTGCGCGAGGGCAACCGCCTGGCGATCTCGGACATCGACTTCGTGGGCAACCAGGCCTTTGGCGACGACGTGCTGAAGGGCGCGCTGAGCACGCGGGAAGAAGGCTTCCTGTGGTTCCGCACCGGCAAGTTCGACCGCACGACCTTTGACGAGGACCTGCGCACCAACCTGCCGGACTTCTACGGATCGCACGGGTACATCGACTTCGCCGTGGTGCGCGACACCCTGGTGGTGGACCCCGCCACGGGCAAGGCGCGGCTGACCATCGAGGTGGCCGAGGGCCCGCAGTACCGGCTGGGCGACTTCAACGTGGAAGGCAACTCGCGCTTTCCCAGCGAGATCCTGGCCGAGCAGTTCACCACGCAGCGCCGCTCGGTGCTGGGCCTGCCCTTTGGCAGCCAGCGCGAGCGCGAGGCGGGCGAGGTGTTCGACCAGGGCGCGCTCAACGCGGCCGCGGGCGCCATCGAGCAGCAGTACCGCAACGAGGGCTACCTGTACGCGCAGGTGATTCCCAACGTGCAGCGCATTCCGGGCGCGGCGGGGCAGCCTCCGCGGGTGAACGTGTCGCTGGCCGTTTCCGAGCAGCAGCCGTTCTACATCCGCCGGGTGGCGTTCGCGGGCAACACCAACACGCACGAGTCGGTGATCCGCGACCGTCTGTGGGTGGTGCCGGGCGACGTGTACAGCGAAGCGCGGGTGATGCAGAGCTACCAGGCGATCTCGGGCCTGGGCTTCTTTGAAACGCCCATGCCGGTGCCCGACATCGTTCCCAACCCGGAGACGGGGACGGTGGACATCACCTTCCACGTCAAGGAAAAGCAGACGGGGAGCGTGAACTTCGGCACGGTGTTCGGCGGCTCGCCGTACAGCGGCAACAGCGGGCGCTTCGCCGGCTTCCTGGGCTTTCAGGAGCCCAACCTGTTCGGCCAGGGCAAGCAGGCCAACGTGCGCGCGGAGATCGGCTACGGCCGCAGCACGCTGGAGCTGAGCTACACCGACCCGGCCATCAACGGCGGGCGCAACTCCGGCAGTGTGTCGGTATTCCGCTCCGGCGACCGGTACGCGCGCTTCGGCAACGGGCGCCGCACCCGCACGGGCGCCTCGCTGCAGTTCGGCTTCCCGGTTCCGGGATCGCAGCGCACCCGGGCGTTCCTGGGCTACTCGCTGTCGCGCACGGCGTACGAGACGGACGACGAGGAAGCGTGCTCGGGCTCCAGCAGCCTGTTCTGCCTTCCCGACGCCACGGCCAGCACGCTTTCGGCCTCGGTGGCGCGCGATACCAAGAACCACCCGCTCTTTCCCACATCGGGAACGCGGCAGTCGGTGCAGCTGGAGCAGACGGGCGGCCCGCTGGGCGGCAGCGCCAACTTCCAGAAGCTGTTTACGCAGGCCGAGTGGTGGGTGCCGGTGGGCAAGCTGGGCAGCTCGCCCCGCTCGCCGACCATGGCGCTGGGGCTGCAGGGACGCGCGGGCGCCATCTTCGGCGACGCGGGACCGCTTCCGTTTGAGCGCTTCTACGTGGGCGGCGTGCAGTTCGGCCAGCCGCTGCGCGGCTACCAGGAAAGCACCATCGGTCCGCGCGGCTACAGCCTGGCCTGCAACCGCAGCCTGGAGCTGGGCTGCCTGGGCGACGCCTTCTTCACCGTGACGGGTGAGTACGCGCTGCGCCTGACGGACGCGCTGTCGGTATCGGCCTTTGGCGACGCGGGCAACGTGTACGGCTCGGTGGGCGAGTTCAACCCCACGTCGCGGCTGTACCGCGGCGCGGGCGTGGGCGCCACGCTGGTGACCCCGTTCCTGGGCGCCATCGGCATCGACGCGGCGTACGGATTCGACCGCCCCGAGCCGGGCTGGGAGATCCACTTCAAGCTGGGCAATTCCTTTTAACCCCCGAGATTCAGGAGACTACCTGAAATGAAGCGCATTCTGTCGTTCGCCTTTGCGGGCGCCCTGGCCCTGGCCGCCACCGCGGCTCCTGCCCAGGCGCAGCTCAAGATGGGATACATCAACTCGCAGCGCGTGCTGGCCGAAACGCCGGCGTTCGCCGGCGTGCGCACCACGCTGGAGCGCGAGTTTGCCACGCAGCGCGCGGAGATCGACTCGCTGGAGGCCCGTCTGGGCCGCGCCGACCAGGCGCTCCGCGGCGAGGCCGGGCTGACCGACGCGGTGCGCCAGCAGCGCCAGCAGGCGCTGCAGCAGCAGTTTGCGGCGTACCAGCAGCGCGCGCAGCAGATTCAGCAGCAGGTGCAGAGCCGCGAGCAGGAGCTGGTGCGTCCGGTGATGGAGCGCATTCGCGGCGTGCTGGAGGAAGTGCGCGCGGCGGGCGGCTTCAGCTTCATCATGGATCCCCCGGAGGGCGTGATCGTGGCGGTGGACCCGGCGCTGGACGTGACGGACCAGGTGGTGCGCCGCCTGGGCGGCACGCCGGCCCCCGCCGGCGCGGCCGCTCCGGCCCCGGCCGGCCCGCGCCGCCCGTAAGCCTTCGCCCGGCTGGAATTTGCGGGGCGCCCCGCGCGCCGCTAGCTTCGATGCCCGTGACAGAGGATGTCACGGGCATCGTCGTTAGGGGAAGGGAAGTGCGTGAGTGCGGGGTGCGTGAGTGCGTTAGTGCGAACGACAGTACGGGAGTGCGGAAGTACGAGAGTGCGAAAGTGCGAAGGTGAAAAGCCGTGGCGGCTCCGGCCTGGTTGCCGGGGAGCCGGCGCCCCTCCGGGCCAGCACTAACGCACCCAGCACTCACGCACTTCTTTTCGCGTGAGGGATTCGCGCCCGCAGGGCCGAGACCGCGGAGTGCAGGGGCAACTGCTGTATCGTTGCCCCGGAACGGAGGGGGCTCGGCGCCGTTAGGCACAGTCGTATCGTGCCTTACGGCGCGCGAAGCCCGACCCGGAGCGCAGCGGAGGGGCACGCCCCAATCATCAGCTGTTCCCGTCGTGGTCCATCCCCATCAGAGACCACGCTGAACCATCTCATCAGAAGCACATGGCGGAGTTGACGGCGGCGGAGGTGGCACGCATCGCGGAGGGCGACCTGGAGGGCGACGGCACGCTCACGCTGCACGGGGTGGCCCCGCTGGAAGAAGCCGGGCCCGGACACCTGTCGTTCGTTGCCGAAGCGAGATACCACCCGTACATTCACGCGTCCCGGGCCGGCGCCGTGCTCGTCGCGCGCGACGCCCGGGTGCAGCTTCCCGCCGGGATGAGCGCGGTGCGGGTGGACGACCCGCGCCGCGCCCTCGCACGCCTGCTGCCGCTGTTCTATCCCGAAACGCCCGCCGCCCCCGGCGTGCACGCGACGGCCGTCCTGGGCGACGGGGTCGTGGTGGCATCCACGGCTACGGTCGGTCCGTACGCGGTGGTGGGCGAGGGGACACGGGTGGGGGAGCGGGCGCGGATCGGCGCGCAGACGGTCGTCGGGCGCGGGTGCGAGATCGGCGACGACGTGGTGCTGCATCCCCACGTGACGCTGTACGACGGGGTGCGGCTGGGCGAGCGCTGCATCGTGCACAGCGGGGCCCGGCTGGGCGCGGACGGCTTCGGCTACGTCCCGGACGCTGCCGGGCTGCGCAAGATGCCGCAGGTGGGACGCTGCATTCTGGAGGCGGACGTGGAGGTGGGGGCCAACACCACCATCGACCGCGGCTCCATCGGCGACACGGTGGTGGGGCGGGGGACCAAGATCGACAACCTGGTCATGATCGGGCACAACTGCCGCATCGGCCGCAATGTCATCATCGTCTCCCAGGTGGGAATCAGCGGGAGCACGCGGGTGGGCGACGGCGCGGTGCTGGGCGGCCAGGCCGGCGTGCAGGGCCACATCGAGATCGGCGCCGGCGCCCGGGTGGGCGGGCAGGCCGGGGTGCTGGGGAACGTGGAAGCCGGCGCAACGGTCAGCGGATACCCGGCCCGGCCGCACCGCGAGGCGCTGCGCGTGCAGGCGGCGGTGTTCGCCCTTCCCAAGCTGGTGCAGCGCCTGCGCGCGCTGGAAACGATTGTTCTGGGCCGGGGCGCGAAGGGCGCACCGGCCGCTTCCGGGCAGACTGACGGCCCTTGAGCCGACCATCGAGCGAAATGCAGACGACCACGCCACGCCAGAACACCCTCGCCCGCGCCTCGGAACTGCGCGGGGTGGGGCTTCACACCGGGGCCGAGGTGACGCTCCGCCTCGTTCCCGCGCCCGTCAACACGGGCATCGTCTTCCGCCGCACCGACCTGGAGGGCCGGCCGGAGGTGCCCGCCCACGTGTCGCACGTGGTGGGGACGGAGCTGGGCACTTCCATCGGCCTGGGGGAGGCGCGCGTCCACACGGTGGAGCACCTCCTGTCGGCCATGGTGGTCCGCCAGATCGACAACGCGTACGTGGAGATCAGCGGCGAGGAAGTGCCCGCCGCCGACGGAAGCGCGCGTCCGTTTGATGAACTGCTGGCGGAGTGCGGGCGCGAGGAGCAGGACGCGCCCGCCCGCTTTCTGACGGTGGACGAGGCGTTCTCGCTGAGCGCCAAGGGCGGCGCGGAGTACGTGGTGGCGCCCTCGCCGGACCAGCGGATCTCGGCCACGATCGAGTTCGACCATCCCCTGATCGGCCGGCAGTTCGGCAGCTTTCGCGTGGACGCGGACCGCTTTCCCAGCGAGGTGCTGGCGGCGCGCACGTTCTGCTTCGCCCGCGACGTGGACGCCATGCGCGGCCGCGGGCTGGCGATGGGCGGATCGCAGGAGAACGCCGTCGTCCTGTCCGAGACGGGGCTGGTGGAGGGGACGGAGCTGCGCTTCGCGGATGAGTTCGTGCGGCACAAGGCGCTGGACGTGGTGGGCGACCTGGCGCTGATCGGGGCGCGGCTGCGGGCGCACGTGGTCGCCGAGCGGCCGGGGCACCTGGGCAACGTCGCGCTCGCCAAGGAGCTGGTCGCCCGCGCGGAACGCAAGGCGCTGGCGCGGCCGATTCTCAACATCGAGCAGATCATGCAGTATCTGCCGCACCGGTACCCGTTCCTGCTGGTGGACCGGGTGGTGGAGTTCGAGGAGCGCAAGCGCATCGTCGGGCTCAAGAACGTCACCATCAACGAGCCCTTCTTTCAGGGCCACTTCCCCGGGCGGCCGGTGATGCCGGGGGTGATGATCATCGAGGCGATGGCGCAGGTGGGCGGGCTGCTGGTGCTGGAGAACGTGGAGGGGCTGGAGGACAAGGTCATCTACTTCCTGGGGCTGGACAACGTCCGCTGGCGTCGGCCGGTGACGCCGGGCGACCAGATCCGCTTTGAGGTGGAACTGGTGCAGGTGCGCGGGGCAACGGTAAAGATGCGCGGAGTGGGCACCGTGGACGGCCAGCTGTGCGCCGAGGCGGAGATGATGGCACGTGTCGTCGACCGCTGAGGTGGAGCCGATGTCGAT includes the following:
- a CDS encoding bifunctional UDP-3-O-[3-hydroxymyristoyl] N-acetylglucosamine deacetylase/3-hydroxyacyl-ACP dehydratase; the encoded protein is MSRPSSEMQTTTPRQNTLARASELRGVGLHTGAEVTLRLVPAPVNTGIVFRRTDLEGRPEVPAHVSHVVGTELGTSIGLGEARVHTVEHLLSAMVVRQIDNAYVEISGEEVPAADGSARPFDELLAECGREEQDAPARFLTVDEAFSLSAKGGAEYVVAPSPDQRISATIEFDHPLIGRQFGSFRVDADRFPSEVLAARTFCFARDVDAMRGRGLAMGGSQENAVVLSETGLVEGTELRFADEFVRHKALDVVGDLALIGARLRAHVVAERPGHLGNVALAKELVARAERKALARPILNIEQIMQYLPHRYPFLLVDRVVEFEERKRIVGLKNVTINEPFFQGHFPGRPVMPGVMIIEAMAQVGGLLVLENVEGLEDKVIYFLGLDNVRWRRPVTPGDQIRFEVELVQVRGATVKMRGVGTVDGQLCAEAEMMARVVDR
- the bamA gene encoding outer membrane protein assembly factor BamA, with product MDTVVVRGSARISDAAVRSSLGLRPGATVTAPVVQDAIRRLMASGNYESVQISVRNAEAGHGPLVVDLRERPILAEVRFEGLRSISGSTVRDSAGLRENTPLEPQRVAAASKLIRDMLAKKGVQVLAVDTATQPVATGGVRLTFTVREGNRLAISDIDFVGNQAFGDDVLKGALSTREEGFLWFRTGKFDRTTFDEDLRTNLPDFYGSHGYIDFAVVRDTLVVDPATGKARLTIEVAEGPQYRLGDFNVEGNSRFPSEILAEQFTTQRRSVLGLPFGSQREREAGEVFDQGALNAAAGAIEQQYRNEGYLYAQVIPNVQRIPGAAGQPPRVNVSLAVSEQQPFYIRRVAFAGNTNTHESVIRDRLWVVPGDVYSEARVMQSYQAISGLGFFETPMPVPDIVPNPETGTVDITFHVKEKQTGSVNFGTVFGGSPYSGNSGRFAGFLGFQEPNLFGQGKQANVRAEIGYGRSTLELSYTDPAINGGRNSGSVSVFRSGDRYARFGNGRRTRTGASLQFGFPVPGSQRTRAFLGYSLSRTAYETDDEEACSGSSSLFCLPDATASTLSASVARDTKNHPLFPTSGTRQSVQLEQTGGPLGGSANFQKLFTQAEWWVPVGKLGSSPRSPTMALGLQGRAGAIFGDAGPLPFERFYVGGVQFGQPLRGYQESTIGPRGYSLACNRSLELGCLGDAFFTVTGEYALRLTDALSVSAFGDAGNVYGSVGEFNPTSRLYRGAGVGATLVTPFLGAIGIDAAYGFDRPEPGWEIHFKLGNSF
- a CDS encoding OmpH family outer membrane protein; translation: MKRILSFAFAGALALAATAAPAQAQLKMGYINSQRVLAETPAFAGVRTTLEREFATQRAEIDSLEARLGRADQALRGEAGLTDAVRQQRQQALQQQFAAYQQRAQQIQQQVQSREQELVRPVMERIRGVLEEVRAAGGFSFIMDPPEGVIVAVDPALDVTDQVVRRLGGTPAPAGAAAPAPAGPRRP
- the lpxD gene encoding UDP-3-O-(3-hydroxymyristoyl)glucosamine N-acyltransferase, whose protein sequence is MAELTAAEVARIAEGDLEGDGTLTLHGVAPLEEAGPGHLSFVAEARYHPYIHASRAGAVLVARDARVQLPAGMSAVRVDDPRRALARLLPLFYPETPAAPGVHATAVLGDGVVVASTATVGPYAVVGEGTRVGERARIGAQTVVGRGCEIGDDVVLHPHVTLYDGVRLGERCIVHSGARLGADGFGYVPDAAGLRKMPQVGRCILEADVEVGANTTIDRGSIGDTVVGRGTKIDNLVMIGHNCRIGRNVIIVSQVGISGSTRVGDGAVLGGQAGVQGHIEIGAGARVGGQAGVLGNVEAGATVSGYPARPHREALRVQAAVFALPKLVQRLRALETIVLGRGAKGAPAASGQTDGP
- a CDS encoding ATP-dependent Clp protease ATP-binding subunit, encoding MNYNFTDRVRKVLAMAREEAIRLQHDYVGTEHILLGLIREGEGVAAAVLNNLNVDLEQVQEKVEESVRRGKATIALGELPYTSRAKKVLEFAMAEARELNHSYVGTEHLLLGLLREEKGIAAEVLTQLGVSLEDARRETLKLLGSEPNAAPTAGAPAAAAGAGTTPKGEKKSKTPALDHFCRDLTELARQGDLDPTIGRAEEIERVMEILSRRKKNNPVLIGEPGVGKTAIVEGLAQLIAEGKCPDSLRDYRVLSLDMAAVIAGTKYRGQFEERLKAVMNEISQNKSIILFIDELHTLVGAGAAEGAIDASNMLKPALARGELQCVGASTLNEYRKYIEKDGALERRFQTVNVDPPSIDEAIQIVTGLRGHYEDHHRIRITDEVIEAAVKLSERYITDRFLPDKAIDVIDEAGARARLQTQVPPPDVEELKKQLEEVAGKKDGAIRDQDFERAAELRDFERDLQKRIQDREKSWEEERKTNRPALSEEDVAFIVSRWTGIPVTRLKQAETARLVNMEGELHQRIVGQDRAVEIISRAIRRSRAGLKDPNRPIGSFIFAGPTGVGKTELARGLAEFLFADRNALIRVDMSEYMEKFSVSRLIGAPPGYVGYEDSGTLTKAVRRKPYSVVLLDEIEKAHPDVFNLLLQVLDEGHLTDNYGRVIDFKNTVVIMTSNLGARDIGKGPGLGFHAPSAQTQYDRMEEKVKEEIDRSFNPEFINRLDDVIVFHPLTREQIGSIIHNLLRDVENRLKEEELSLKLTDEAIDFMVEHGYDEKFGARPLRRAIQRYLEDPLSEKILGSEYSPGDEIEVSVAEDRQKLAFRVPSKTQTV